The window CAGTTCCTGCCCCCCAAGTTATCTGCATGCCGCCGTGTTGGCAGTTACAGGGAGCATTTGGTCCACAGGCCCAGAACCTGAGTCTGTTTCAACCATACGACACACCTGCATTCCATCTACTTCATCCTCACTTCCCTCTATGTGTTATACATGTGTCCACTATactgtcacctgcagcatgcTCATGCTAAAAGTATAAACAGGTTCATAAACAGCATAAACGGGTTCACCGTTTGGTCTATCACCTGGATGTTTTTGTGCTGGCTGCACACGTTTGACCGTTTTTTACCTGCAGAAAGCCTGTATGCtcaatactttatttttgataGTACAATGATGCTAACAGAAGCAGTGGGCAACGTGCATTCTGGGAGTTTACCTTGTCTGTTATTTTGTTCCATTTCTGGGTGTTTGTCATAGTTTCAGTTGTTGGTCTGTTTAAAGTTTTGCTGGTTTTGTTGCTTTGCTTCTCCCACATANNNNNNNNNNNNNNNNNNNNNNNNNNNNNNNNNNNNNNNNNNNNNNNNNNNNNNNNNNNNNNNNNNNNNNNNNNNNNNNNNNNNNNNNNNNNNNNNNNNNNNNNNNNNNNNNNNNNNNNNNNNNNNNNNNNNNNNNNNNNNNNNNNNNNNNNNNNNNNNNNNNNNNNNNNNNNNNNNNNNNNNNNNNNNNNNNNNNNNNNNNNNNNNNNNNNNNNNNNNNNNNNNNNNNNNNNNNNNNNNNNNNNNNNNNNNNNNNNNNNNNNNNNNNNNNNNNNNNNNNNNNNNNNNNNNNNNNNNNNNNNNNNNNNNNNNNNNNNNNNNNNNNNNNNNNNNNNNNNNNNNNNNNNNNNNNNNNNNNNNNNNNNNNNNNNNNNNNNNNNNNNNNNNNNNNNNNNNNNNNNNNNNNNNNNNNNNNNNNNNNNNNNNNNNNNNNNNNNNNNNNNNNNTAGCCTTTTCGAAAGGCCTGACGCCGAACGTGGAGCTCTGAGCTCTGAGGACAAAACCGTAGGAGCTGCCATGCTGAAACAGCAGCTGCATGATGGTGTTCAGCAGAGCTTTGTCCTTCCTCCACATGAGATGCATTGAgaatgaaatctcaaaaaagtaaatgtcaaTAGCTTACACGCCTGCCTAGAATGCATGCCTCTGAGTCTGTCATGTTTCCACCTTTTTGATTAAGGCAAAGCAACAGACGCAGCAGACAGAGACGAAGGCCTCATCTCAGtgaagaaatgtaattttgtccAAAGGAAATAAGAGTGGAGATCAGAGAACGATCAAATCAGGGGATCAATTTCatctttgtgtatttgtgtgtgtgagtgtttgtgtggatTTAGCAGTGTGGTTCTTTTTTCTGATGCTCCTGTTTCTATGGCATCAAAGCAGACCAACATTTGATGTTGAAGCTTAAAGCCTGGAAGCAGAGTTTAACCTCAGACTGATTTAAGGTGTTTGACCTCTGATATCAGGTCGggattttgaaaaagctttatCTAAAGCGGAATAAGCTTCTCTCAAACGTAAGCTGTACTTCAGACTGGATAAATGgcaaaagaagaaagaagaaggaGCACATCTAAACGTTTCAAGATTCATATCACAGAAATACCTTCAAGGTATTCACAGGTGGAGACACTTTCAAATAAAGATGGAAACTCTTTTCTCTCTGGCATCCATCAGTTTACTCTATTTTACTATTTATCACGaatatcaaaatttaaatgtgtgcaaaatgtttgatttgaaagggatttttttatatCCATCTATTTCCTGATTTAATCAGTTTGAGTGTTTGACTGTATTAAACACCAACTAGGATAAGATTaccattttttctctttatctgGTATCTGAGAGGCTTATATTATGATAAAGTTCAGTGAAAATATCATGACCGTTGACATAAATGGAGTAAAGATTTCAGAAAGCAGCGACGATGATATCTGACCTTAAAGCTGGCGTCCACGTACGTGGAcgtcacattttgggttatattaCAACAGGAGATAATTCTGCTTGACTTTAAAGAGaaatcaaaaaaaaagagtcaaataaGAGCTCAGGCCTTAGGAGGTAAATATtgttaaatgtgattttactcataaatgaaatgtaattttcttaatatatgtcctctaaaacgttaaagaatttttttcagagtgggtctttgaaaagAAAGGGGGACAAATTTAACCCCGTGGGTCCTACGGGGTTAAACTGACAACTAGtgttgggttgataaaatcaattaattaaatcgattttaaatctatttaaatttaacagatcaataatctatttggaaaaatatcaatcgatttagcacataaagctaaactcAACTAGCTTAATACTAATGTCTAattgaatttcccataggatggctaatgctaatgctcgctAACATTtcacagtatgtgaactggatcagattaatataacatattcaaatcatatagtagattatgaatttatttctaaacaaatgtgtataaatgtggaaactcaaaattgaattgaattgaagaatcaaaagaatttaaaaaaattggactCAAATCGATTCCAgttcttgtgaatcgaatcaaatcgtttctgaaaattataattgatacccAGCTTACTgacaacgcattctcactccccgCTCGTCATGGGTGGACATACGGTTCAGGCCCCCTCCGcctcacatattgacgttttgggtgtccccaactagtttttttgatgtgctgggtGTTCTCAACAAACCACGgttccccaacccttgggacgcaaaccggtaccggtcctAGGGCTGCTCGGTACCTGGCTACAGACAGGGAAAAGATGCATaagctaatcaggggtccccaacccttgggacatgGACTGGACCAGTACCGGTATGCGAACCCTAACCTAGCGGTTCTGCGTCCGGTTCCGCCTCTGGTACCGTATCAtgaaggttggagacccctgatttaatggcaccagctagcatgtcaaaaacaacaagttggggactcCCAAAACGTCAGTGACGTGGAGGGGGTCAGAACCGCGCGTCCATATATAACGAGTTGGGATTGAGAATGTGTAGCAACTGAACAATCCAAACcggaaacaaaaaaacagacttaagcCTCCTctctttttccctttcttttctCTGAACGGGGAATTCATCGGAGGTTACCAAAGAAAAGTTTAGGAAAATTAGAAATTACGTTTCCTTTTTCTCATGCAATTCCACTGTAACCAGAGCTCAAACTGAACCCATGAAATGAGAAGGAAAAATTGCAGAATCAATTCaagagtttttctaaaaaaggatgcccttttttcttttcttaagcCTGAATGACAGTTTTTCTCTTGCCGGATTTTGGGGGAGCAGAGAATTCAACAACTGACAGGTTTTGAAAAACTTGATCGCCTTTTCCCCAAAGAGCCTCCCTAATTAAAAGAAGCGTAACAGAAGCATGAAGCCACAAAGCTGTTGACTGTAGCATCGATGCTGTCTATTTGTGTTAGAGGGGGACACGAAGAAAATCCATTACAGAAAGTAATAAGCTTGTTCAGCCGGTGGGCTGTCGGATTGACCTCCAGAATTCTGCCTCAGACGTTATTCTCGTTTTATTGGCTAAAGACTCTTTAAAGGACGGAACGGATAAAATCTAAATCTCTTTGAAAACATGGAgtcaaatgaaaacagatggatggatccTGGAATGAATAGAAAGAATGGTAAATGCGTGTGGATCAGTCATGGTGGACTCACAGAGCATCTTGATGACCTGTCGGCGGCGCCCGTTCTCCACGGCCAGGttccttctgctgctgctgtagcAGTTCTTCCCCAGATGCCGCCTGGCGTGCCGCCTCTCTCTGCCTAAATGAATGCCCATCACCAGATACAGAACGCTGATGATCATCATTGGGATGAAGTAGAAGCAGGCAGTTGTGATCTGCATCAGCAAGTTATAGATCCACAGGGGCTTGAGCACGGTACATATGGCTGACTCCTCCATTTTCTCTGGCAGGTAGAAGATGCCGTGTAGGGAGGTGTTGGGGATGGCGCAGATCATCGACACCACCCACACCACCGTGATGACGCGCTTGGCATGCTGGTTGGTGGACAGGTAGCGGGTTTTGAGGGGGTGCACCACGGCGATGTACCTCTCCACGCTCAGCGCCGTGACGTTGAGGATGGAGGCGAAGCAGACCGTCTCAAAGAGGAAGGTCTTGAAGTAGCAGCCGCCCTCGCCGAAGGGGAACGGGTAGTTCTGCCACAGGTCGTAAATCTCCAGGGGCATCCCGAACATCAGCACCAGGAGGTCAGACACGGCCAGACTCACCAGGTAGAAGTTGGTGGGGTTCCTCATCCTCTTGTGCTTTGCTATCACGGCACAGGTGAGCACGTTTCCAGACAGGCCGATGAGAAAGATGAGAAGGTAAACCGTCGTCACCGGAAGGAAAAACGGAGATCTTTTGGGACCAAGAATTTCCAAAAGATTGATTTCAGTGAAGTGTTCGTTGGTAAAATTCTCAGAGGCATTTAGCGGCACGCTGTTGTTGTAGAGCGACGCAGACAAAGCAGAGGCCTGCGAAGGCAGCTCCATCGTCGAGTCAGAGGAGCCGGATGCCAGACGTCAACACTTCTTCCTGCACCAATGTGCCTGGTCTGGTTCAGCTCTAAGGGTCTGCAATAAAACggaaaacaaacactaaaatgaTGAACAGCTCAGAGAAAACTGCTTATTGCAGTCAAACGTCTGTTTAAAATTCTTCTCCAGGAACGTTTACAGTCGACATTTTTGACCAAGTTCCTTCCAGGTAGAACACCGAAACCTTAAAGAGGAAATCAAACATCTCTGCTGCAGATTCAGAGGTGGATGAAATCCACCTTCCCTCTGCTAATGACAGCAAAGGGtcaaaggtgattttttttaccaatttaatTGAAGAGAAACTTGGATTTCTGGTGGTGGAGaagaagtaaaaacatttgAGCATCAGTTCTCATC is drawn from Oryzias melastigma strain HK-1 linkage group LG5, ASM292280v2, whole genome shotgun sequence and contains these coding sequences:
- the nmur3 gene encoding neuromedin-U receptor 2, which translates into the protein MELPSQASALSASLYNNSVPLNASENFTNEHFTEINLLEILGPKRSPFFLPVTTVYLLIFLIGLSGNVLTCAVIAKHKRMRNPTNFYLVSLAVSDLLVLMFGMPLEIYDLWQNYPFPFGEGGCYFKTFLFETVCFASILNVTALSVERYIAVVHPLKTRYLSTNQHAKRVITVVWVVSMICAIPNTSLHGIFYLPEKMEESAICTVLKPLWIYNLLMQITTACFYFIPMMIISVLYLVMGIHLGRERRHARRHLGKNCYSSSRRNLAVENGRRRQVIKMLSIVVAVFGLCWAPFHIERVLWSSVSQWTDLMHNVYQYVHILSGILFYLSSAVNPIIYSLLSTRFRECFRELVCSHTDDSNSVRDSPPFPKTLLDPSMAGPRTQALMKDSGSIVPLLSPKGTLSMDSAVLTCMCKEAPCNTSEF